Proteins encoded together in one Chitinophaga lutea window:
- a CDS encoding glycoside hydrolase family 2 TIM barrel-domain containing protein, giving the protein MAMLAFLLAAGCTQSPVPAHKPAVRISKEGKKYVLYRNDTPFIVKGAAGFTHMRQLREAGGNTVRVWDTAQLGRILDEAHAHQLAVIAGLPMPVSSILSFYQDTAKTAAQYSAFRAVVNRYKSHPALLMWCLGNEVDFPYRPKFKPFYKAYNRLLNMIHADDPDHPVTTAVINMNHRMIYNIRWKVDGLDLISVNIFGSLRYMDRHLSKLSWAWSGPFLITEWGINGPWESDGTTAWGAPIERSSGRKAEQYLQLYKYMPVNNPRFLGACVFFWGQKQETTHTWFSLFSDNGASSQAVNVMQFLWTNRWPEHNAPALKEVRVDGKGAWDNILLNPATVHTAEMVFDALPGDSIRIKWELLKEDWYMKNWYEPNLKKPASFDSLLLSCEGYKVTFRAPAKTGPYRIFATVFDDKGRFAAANTPFYVVGP; this is encoded by the coding sequence ATGGCGATGCTTGCCTTTTTACTGGCGGCAGGCTGTACGCAATCCCCTGTGCCGGCGCACAAACCTGCTGTGCGGATCAGCAAGGAAGGGAAAAAATATGTCCTCTACCGTAACGATACCCCGTTTATAGTGAAAGGCGCTGCCGGTTTCACGCACATGCGGCAGTTGCGCGAGGCCGGCGGCAATACCGTCCGGGTGTGGGACACCGCTCAGCTGGGCCGCATCCTGGATGAAGCGCATGCCCACCAGCTGGCCGTGATCGCCGGCTTACCCATGCCGGTGAGCAGCATCCTTTCTTTTTATCAGGACACGGCTAAAACGGCCGCACAATATTCCGCCTTCCGCGCCGTCGTAAACCGGTACAAGTCGCACCCGGCTTTACTGATGTGGTGCCTGGGCAATGAGGTCGACTTTCCCTACCGGCCGAAATTCAAGCCGTTCTACAAAGCGTATAACCGGCTGCTGAACATGATTCATGCAGACGATCCGGATCATCCCGTTACAACGGCCGTTATCAACATGAACCACAGGATGATCTACAATATCCGCTGGAAAGTAGACGGTCTCGATTTGATTTCCGTCAACATTTTCGGCAGCCTGCGCTACATGGACCGCCACCTGAGCAAACTGTCGTGGGCCTGGAGCGGCCCGTTCCTGATCACGGAATGGGGCATCAACGGCCCCTGGGAATCAGATGGCACCACCGCCTGGGGCGCTCCCATCGAAAGAAGCAGCGGTAGAAAAGCCGAGCAATATCTTCAACTGTACAAATACATGCCTGTGAACAATCCGCGGTTCCTGGGCGCCTGTGTGTTTTTCTGGGGCCAGAAACAGGAAACCACCCATACGTGGTTCAGCCTTTTCAGCGACAACGGCGCCTCCTCCCAGGCCGTAAACGTGATGCAGTTTCTGTGGACCAACCGCTGGCCGGAACATAATGCTCCAGCGCTGAAGGAAGTACGGGTCGATGGGAAAGGGGCTTGGGACAATATCCTGCTTAATCCCGCAACCGTCCATACGGCGGAAATGGTATTCGACGCGTTGCCGGGAGACAGTATCCGTATCAAATGGGAATTATTGAAAGAAGACTGGTATATGAAAAACTGGTATGAACCAAACCTGAAAAAACCCGCATCATTCGATAGCCTGCTGCTATCCTGCGAGGGATACAAAGTCACGTTCAGGGCGCCCGCAAAAACCGGCCCCTACCGTATCTTTGCAACGGTATTCGATGATAAAGGGCGGTTTGCAGCCGCAAACACACCATTTTACGTAGTAGGCCCATGA
- a CDS encoding SusC/RagA family TonB-linked outer membrane protein has translation MAQQKRTISGTVTDVQGDPVPAVTVLLKGTNIGSATDVQGKFSITFDKPDAILVFSSINFKGQEVKVGQSNVLNIVMEESVVGLGDVVVTALGIKREKRALGYATATVKGEDLTKAGATLNPFLALYGKAAGVGINISSAGPTGGVNVRIRGAAGLESNTNTRPLFVVDGVPLYDEKTSMESRGYDPLNSFDYGSGVNDINADDIESIEILKGAKATVLYGSQALNGVVLITTKSGKQTRGLGITLSHQVTVDKPFTFIDFQNDFGSGASVRDTQYALIRGVNTRKLPLSRFSFGPRFDNSNVMLYDSTMGTYRAYPNNFIDFFNTALSNRTNVSVAGSGTLGSVRASYTRNTYEDVIPGFTQKNNTFSFNGNFKVSEFATFEFVNNLYSVQTRNRRPNIGQFVATGLNRDYDYNWMKSFYHDQDGFRRDLEPYGLAGSSPGFWPNAVAGIMWEQNDNKDQDNKFHLVSSLRSTLQFTKNISLIAQASLDYTNTDFITENKIIRLAPVRTGGRYSWSKRNMTVQNYQALVKYEKDFNDFNFFAFGGGAYQKVTENNMYSSTGDMGLLFPGWFSLGNADTRFWPTSGDRGKVTGLRRGSDVLYSALGSATLSWKETYYLELQARNDWNSTLQAPNYSYFYPGLSLTYNFSNDIDVPHLQYGKLRFAWADVGGGPTTAVGDRYFANDAYSVGQLPYGYGPTSVTPPSALFLEPLKPFRKREFETGFNTRWFDKSRVEIDFSFYTNNTYNQIVQQPITPATGYTAAKINTGNVKNWGFELLIKGAPLATPKYRWDLTFTAANQFSKVIKLYPGITQKYVDGNSGFQVWAKEGERMGEIRAYDYKRTPDGNRIVGSNGLYALSDQVTTTGKNVNPKVFGGLYSDFSFKGFNFHIGIDYKFGGTIFSYTNNYLMGTGVIKASLPGRDEATGGLAYYIDNASGARVKWEHNKPAPGNARDGVVYHDGIVLDGMKEVNSGGTVRYEKNDAIISAPAYYQTYINDLGTSWPPDRLFKNDYIKLREISLEYSLPKKVSNMLKLQKLSVTAAARNLGYLYKTLPNIDPEGALGAQGYIENSFYPSIRSFSFGVNVSF, from the coding sequence ATGGCTCAGCAAAAACGAACAATTTCCGGTACGGTTACCGATGTGCAAGGAGACCCTGTGCCGGCGGTCACGGTTCTCCTTAAAGGTACTAACATTGGCAGCGCTACCGACGTACAGGGCAAATTCAGCATTACATTTGACAAGCCTGACGCCATCCTGGTTTTTAGCTCCATTAATTTCAAAGGCCAGGAAGTGAAGGTTGGCCAGAGTAACGTGCTTAACATAGTCATGGAAGAGAGTGTTGTTGGGCTGGGTGACGTAGTGGTAACCGCCCTCGGCATTAAAAGGGAAAAAAGAGCCCTCGGGTATGCTACCGCAACGGTTAAAGGAGAAGACCTGACGAAAGCGGGTGCAACCCTGAACCCCTTTCTCGCCTTGTATGGTAAGGCTGCGGGCGTTGGCATCAACATTTCCTCGGCCGGCCCAACCGGCGGTGTGAACGTGCGCATCAGGGGCGCTGCCGGCCTCGAATCAAACACCAATACAAGACCTTTGTTCGTAGTGGATGGCGTACCACTGTATGATGAAAAAACCTCCATGGAAAGCAGGGGTTATGACCCGTTAAACTCTTTTGACTATGGGTCAGGTGTGAATGACATCAACGCCGACGATATTGAATCGATTGAAATCCTGAAGGGCGCAAAAGCTACCGTGCTCTATGGCAGCCAGGCGCTGAACGGCGTGGTGCTGATCACTACAAAAAGCGGGAAACAGACAAGGGGGCTTGGTATAACACTCTCCCATCAGGTAACGGTGGACAAGCCGTTTACATTCATCGATTTTCAAAATGACTTCGGGTCCGGAGCCTCCGTACGTGATACCCAATACGCGCTGATCCGCGGGGTAAATACCAGGAAACTCCCGCTGAGCCGCTTTAGTTTCGGGCCCAGGTTCGATAACAGCAATGTGATGCTTTATGACAGCACAATGGGCACGTATAGGGCATATCCCAATAACTTTATCGACTTCTTCAATACCGCATTGTCAAACCGCACCAACGTTTCCGTTGCGGGAAGCGGCACTTTGGGGAGCGTCAGGGCTTCCTACACCCGCAATACCTATGAGGATGTGATCCCCGGGTTTACGCAAAAGAACAATACCTTCAGCTTCAATGGCAATTTTAAGGTTTCGGAGTTTGCAACATTCGAGTTTGTCAATAACCTGTATAGCGTGCAAACGCGAAACCGCCGCCCCAATATTGGACAGTTTGTAGCAACAGGCCTGAACAGAGACTATGATTACAACTGGATGAAATCGTTCTACCACGACCAGGACGGCTTTAGAAGAGACCTGGAGCCTTATGGGCTTGCAGGTTCAAGCCCCGGTTTCTGGCCAAACGCTGTTGCCGGGATCATGTGGGAACAAAACGACAACAAAGACCAGGACAACAAGTTTCACCTGGTCAGTTCACTCAGGTCGACACTTCAGTTTACAAAAAACATATCCCTGATCGCACAGGCCTCTTTGGACTATACCAATACGGATTTCATCACGGAGAATAAAATTATCCGCCTGGCCCCTGTAAGAACGGGTGGCAGGTACAGCTGGAGCAAGCGCAATATGACCGTGCAGAATTACCAGGCCCTGGTGAAGTATGAAAAGGACTTCAACGATTTCAATTTCTTTGCTTTCGGTGGCGGCGCTTACCAGAAAGTGACAGAGAACAACATGTATTCATCTACCGGCGATATGGGTTTGTTATTTCCCGGCTGGTTTTCGCTTGGGAACGCAGATACCAGGTTCTGGCCTACCTCTGGCGACAGGGGCAAGGTGACCGGGTTGAGAAGGGGCTCAGATGTGCTGTATAGCGCTTTAGGCTCTGCAACGCTTTCCTGGAAAGAAACCTATTACCTGGAATTGCAGGCAAGGAACGACTGGAACTCCACTCTGCAAGCACCCAATTACTCTTATTTCTACCCCGGCCTCTCGCTCACCTATAATTTCTCCAACGATATTGACGTTCCCCATCTTCAATATGGTAAACTTCGCTTTGCATGGGCAGACGTAGGTGGCGGACCGACAACGGCTGTTGGCGACCGGTATTTTGCCAATGACGCATACAGCGTGGGGCAACTCCCCTATGGGTATGGCCCTACCTCCGTTACGCCTCCCTCTGCCCTCTTCCTGGAACCGTTAAAACCATTCCGGAAGCGTGAATTTGAAACCGGCTTCAATACAAGATGGTTTGACAAAAGCAGGGTTGAGATCGACTTTTCTTTTTATACCAACAATACGTACAACCAGATCGTACAGCAACCCATCACACCGGCTACCGGTTATACTGCGGCAAAAATCAATACCGGTAACGTGAAAAACTGGGGCTTTGAACTTTTAATAAAAGGTGCTCCCCTGGCCACCCCGAAATATCGTTGGGATTTGACTTTTACGGCTGCTAACCAGTTTTCTAAAGTCATCAAGCTATATCCCGGGATAACCCAAAAATATGTTGATGGCAACTCCGGGTTCCAGGTTTGGGCCAAAGAAGGAGAACGCATGGGGGAAATACGCGCGTATGACTACAAGCGCACCCCCGATGGCAACAGGATCGTAGGCAGCAATGGTTTGTATGCGCTGAGCGACCAGGTTACCACTACCGGTAAAAATGTAAACCCCAAAGTATTTGGCGGTTTGTACAGCGATTTCTCCTTTAAGGGTTTCAATTTTCACATTGGCATTGATTACAAATTCGGGGGCACCATCTTCTCTTACACCAATAACTACCTGATGGGCACCGGTGTAATCAAAGCTTCGCTTCCCGGCAGGGATGAAGCAACCGGCGGGTTGGCCTACTATATAGACAATGCTTCTGGCGCCAGGGTAAAATGGGAGCACAATAAACCGGCTCCCGGGAATGCACGGGACGGCGTTGTTTACCACGACGGTATTGTGCTCGATGGTATGAAAGAAGTGAATTCGGGCGGCACCGTCAGATATGAAAAGAACGATGCTATCATAAGCGCTCCCGCCTACTACCAGACCTATATCAACGACCTTGGCACATCATGGCCTCCGGACCGTTTGTTCAAAAACGATTACATCAAACTGCGCGAGATTTCGCTGGAGTACAGCCTGCCCAAGAAGGTTTCGAATATGCTGAAACTGCAGAAACTTTCGGTAACTGCCGCAGCAAGGAACCTGGGCTATTTGTATAAGACGCTGCCCAACATCGATCCAGAAGGCGCGCTGGGCGCCCAGGGATATATTGAAAATTCATTCTATCCCTCTATCAGGTCTTTCAGTTTTGGTGTAAATGTTAGTTTCTAA
- a CDS encoding SusD/RagB family nutrient-binding outer membrane lipoprotein: protein MKKILIGMIVFSVAFASCKKTLEKEFPNPENYDKTGNLFAGMFTKTLYAWKLYVQDYGEWWWELAGTGSMGVAGYTQVSHRYITDRYAWFSTYDDLTGTTAFGSENQLWQNRLGAFYGSVNAWAVIKDNIAAVSGAELDDNQIYYSLTTVMKDYAALLAVDFYNNIPYSEAFKGKDRVFFPKYDDPKEIYKSVLDELKKISTDLPGEYSKMSVSAKAVFNTQDIAFRGDINKWVQYINAIRLKFAVRISGVEEAFAKSHIQDVLSKNNLPASDQVWSMPYALMANGGGEWIRGIGEGWPATFIPDIIMRRMNRNNTRYEPGIDDPRLPVLAMPTRFSDFTSTPAVGDYRGVNMNSDGQKAAYTAGERYYTGGPYGDLNEHFKQNARSMYNLATFARNEKYPVYMMSLAETDLLLAEVALKNLGTTGKTPAAHIKDAINNSTNFWYTLNQNSPFATSTPLMHPAKPSATVINTYADSIAARFNSRVNTEDKMELLMQQKYVHLNLMCPYELWAELRRTRHPKLEPMTFNTKVMKPLPERLRYPVSEQQTNPDNYATVKNQDNFTTPIFWVPAALKGVNPYWDNYNYE from the coding sequence ATGAAAAAGATACTTATAGGGATGATTGTTTTTTCGGTAGCGTTTGCGTCCTGCAAGAAAACGCTTGAAAAAGAATTTCCCAACCCGGAAAATTATGATAAGACCGGCAACCTGTTTGCCGGGATGTTTACCAAAACCCTGTACGCCTGGAAGCTATATGTACAGGACTACGGCGAGTGGTGGTGGGAGCTGGCAGGCACCGGTTCAATGGGGGTTGCCGGCTACACGCAAGTATCCCATCGCTACATTACCGACCGGTACGCCTGGTTTTCAACTTATGACGACCTTACCGGCACGACGGCTTTTGGCTCCGAAAACCAGCTCTGGCAAAACAGGCTGGGCGCCTTCTATGGCAGTGTGAATGCCTGGGCCGTTATTAAAGACAATATAGCAGCGGTATCAGGGGCCGAGCTGGATGATAACCAGATATACTACTCCCTTACAACCGTTATGAAGGATTATGCGGCTTTGCTGGCGGTTGACTTTTATAATAATATTCCATATTCGGAGGCATTCAAAGGTAAAGACAGGGTGTTTTTCCCTAAATACGACGACCCGAAGGAGATTTATAAAAGCGTGCTGGACGAGTTAAAAAAAATATCCACCGACCTGCCGGGCGAGTATAGCAAAATGTCCGTATCCGCCAAAGCAGTATTCAATACACAGGATATTGCGTTCCGGGGCGATATCAACAAATGGGTGCAATATATAAATGCCATCCGGCTGAAATTTGCTGTGAGGATTTCGGGCGTGGAAGAAGCTTTTGCCAAATCGCATATCCAGGATGTGCTTTCCAAGAATAATCTGCCCGCAAGCGACCAGGTATGGAGCATGCCCTATGCCCTGATGGCCAATGGCGGTGGTGAATGGATCCGTGGTATCGGCGAAGGCTGGCCTGCCACATTCATCCCCGACATTATCATGAGGAGGATGAACAGGAACAATACCCGTTACGAGCCCGGCATTGATGACCCGCGGCTGCCTGTTCTGGCGATGCCTACCAGGTTCAGCGATTTTACTTCTACTCCGGCAGTAGGTGACTATCGTGGCGTGAATATGAACTCCGACGGTCAGAAAGCCGCTTATACGGCAGGCGAAAGGTATTATACAGGCGGTCCCTATGGTGACCTGAATGAACATTTTAAACAGAACGCCCGCTCCATGTACAACCTCGCAACGTTTGCCCGTAATGAGAAGTACCCGGTGTATATGATGTCGCTGGCCGAAACAGATCTGCTGCTGGCGGAGGTTGCCCTCAAAAACCTCGGCACAACCGGCAAAACGCCCGCAGCGCATATTAAAGACGCAATCAATAACTCCACCAATTTCTGGTACACGCTCAACCAGAATAGTCCCTTTGCCACCTCCACCCCGCTGATGCATCCTGCCAAACCTTCGGCAACGGTCATTAATACCTATGCAGACTCGATTGCCGCCAGGTTCAACAGCAGAGTGAATACCGAGGATAAGATGGAATTGCTGATGCAGCAGAAATATGTTCACCTGAACCTTATGTGCCCTTACGAGTTATGGGCGGAATTGAGAAGGACCCGGCATCCCAAACTGGAGCCCATGACCTTCAATACTAAAGTAATGAAGCCGCTCCCGGAACGTTTGAGATATCCTGTTTCCGAACAGCAGACAAACCCCGACAACTATGCCACTGTAAAGAACCAGGACAACTTTACAACCCCGATATTCTGGGTGCCTGCGGCTTTGAAAGGGGTAAACCCTTACTGGGACAATTACAATTACGAATAA
- a CDS encoding YccF domain-containing protein, which translates to MNFLGNLIWLIFGGFYSFIGYMVGGFCLCLTIIGIPFGLQLFKIGILTLWPFGTGVREIPGDTGCLATIMNILWILFGGIWVALGHLLFGLLLAITIIGIPFARQHFKLLALTFTPFGKELYRP; encoded by the coding sequence ATGAATTTTCTCGGCAACCTGATCTGGCTCATTTTCGGCGGCTTTTATTCCTTTATCGGCTATATGGTGGGCGGTTTCTGCCTTTGCCTCACCATCATCGGCATTCCTTTCGGCTTACAGCTATTCAAGATCGGCATCCTGACGCTCTGGCCCTTCGGCACCGGCGTGCGCGAAATCCCCGGCGATACCGGCTGCCTCGCCACCATCATGAATATCCTGTGGATACTGTTCGGCGGCATCTGGGTAGCCCTTGGGCATCTCCTTTTCGGTTTGCTGCTGGCCATCACCATCATCGGCATCCCGTTCGCAAGGCAGCATTTTAAACTGCTCGCGCTCACTTTCACGCCCTTCGGGAAGGAATTGTACCGGCCCTAA
- a CDS encoding DUF1266 domain-containing protein, with protein sequence MNTNLLAYLVIAVGAGYFIVARVIPFFKKVSKATKGIFSKIYRNKNSSLTNDQYKKVSLGAIYSEQQTTYINSLETGMNKDDLKTILENWWGISNREEALETLSYLSVKGFRFYLPAVFKAYSAPEPGKSAAILGEMTDQEDIEKAFSQLKNLEETIEELKTGQIITHDSDILQYGTVGWDCGRLVFVARLCFDARYITEQETWEYIDSAYTLARNHFRSWDSYARSYVIGRSLWGGKDAHNTGIMAIAKYLQESPDSPWVQFQW encoded by the coding sequence ATGAACACGAACCTCCTTGCATATCTCGTGATCGCCGTTGGCGCAGGGTACTTCATCGTAGCCCGGGTGATCCCGTTTTTTAAAAAAGTATCCAAAGCCACCAAAGGCATATTCTCCAAAATTTACCGCAATAAAAATTCTTCCCTCACCAACGACCAGTACAAAAAAGTATCGCTCGGCGCTATTTACAGCGAACAGCAAACAACGTACATCAACTCGCTGGAAACCGGGATGAACAAAGACGATCTGAAAACGATCCTTGAAAACTGGTGGGGCATCTCCAACCGCGAAGAGGCGCTGGAAACTTTATCCTACCTCAGTGTGAAGGGCTTCCGGTTTTACCTGCCGGCCGTATTTAAAGCGTATTCCGCTCCCGAGCCCGGGAAATCGGCCGCGATTCTCGGCGAGATGACCGATCAGGAAGATATCGAAAAAGCATTTTCACAACTGAAGAACCTGGAGGAAACCATCGAGGAACTGAAAACCGGCCAGATCATCACCCACGACAGCGACATTCTCCAATACGGCACCGTGGGGTGGGATTGCGGCAGGCTCGTGTTTGTAGCCCGGCTTTGTTTTGACGCCCGGTATATCACCGAGCAGGAAACGTGGGAGTACATCGACAGCGCGTACACACTGGCCCGGAACCATTTCAGAAGCTGGGACAGTTATGCCAGAAGCTATGTGATCGGCCGTTCGCTCTGGGGTGGTAAAGACGCGCACAACACCGGCATCATGGCGATAGCGAAATACCTTCAGGAAAGCCCGGATAGCCCCTGGGTGCAGTTTCAATGGTAA